CATCAATTGTGAAGTGAGGCATGAGCAGTCCTGAACATGCGGCAATCCGCCACTCGCTATGGGTTTAAAAGCCTGAAGATCCACATTCGCCGGAAAACGCGACGCAGTCCAATGGCACCAGACTTTCACTGTTTTCGAACCTTTGCTAAGAAAGCAGGACAAGATGCGGCAACAATTTTGCGAGACGCAAATAAAAAAGTAAAAACATGCTATTTATCTGCAAAAGTAATACGGATGGGATAATTGCGCACGCATTATTACTGATTACGTGCGGGGGAACACCAGTGAAGCAGGAAACACGCTGGCCGTTGCAGCCAGCGTGTGGGACAGGCGACAATTAATAGTCGTTATCGGCATTGCTCCAGCGAGCCTGATGCGAAGGCAACGTCGCGCCAGTGACCGAGGCTCTGATATAGCCAAGCAGCTTACGGGCATTCCAGTAAAGTAACACCCGTCGGTCGTCCGACTCAGTTTCACCCAGTTGCTGAAGTTTCGCCATTATGGCGTTTTTGCTCAGTATTTGCCGCTCATCGGTAAGCAGAATGGTTGCTTCACCAATCGCGCGCTGAATGCTGCGTAACTCAGTTTCATTATGCAAATCAGTTCCTCCTTACAAATGGATACGGGTCAGTTACTGTCAGAATTACAAGGTGCCGGTACCGCCATCAGAACACCATACCTGACCCGAAGTGTAGCTGCTCTCCGTGGAGGCCAGCGTCACATACAGCGGTGCTATTTCGGCCGGCTGGCCAGGACGGCCCAGTGGCGCCAAACTCTTTCACTTTCTCTTGTGGCTGTCCGCCGCTTGACTGTAGCGGTGTCCAGTACGGGCCAGGCGCTACGGCATTAACCCGAATGCCCTCTTTACCCAGCTGTTTGGCCAGCGATTTAGTGAACGCCACAATGCTGGCTTTGGTCTGCGCATAGTCGAGCAAAATTTCGCTTGGTTTAAACGCCTGCACCGAAGAAGTATTAATAATCGATGCGCCACGCGGCAGATAATCCAGCGCCGCTTTGGTGATCCAGAACAGCGCATAAACATTGGTTTTGAATGTGGCGTCAAAAGATTCGGTAGTGAGATCGCGAATTGATTCGGCGAACTGCTGGCGTCCGGCATTATTTACCAGAATATCGATGCCCCCCAACTGTTCGGCAGCCTGATGCACCAGCTGCTTGCAGAAACTCTCAGAGGTAATATCGCCCGGAATGGCAATCGCTTTACGCCCTTCAGCGCGTATCAGAGCAACCACTTCAGCCGCATCGGGCTCTTCTTCCGGCAGATAGTTAATCGCCACATCAGCGCCCTCACGGGCATAGGCGATCGCCACCGCACGGCCAATACCTGAGTCACCGCCGGTAATCAGCGCTTTTCTGCCCGCCAGACGGCCGGAGCCGCGATAGCTTTTTTCACCGTGATCCGGCAGCGGGATCATCTTGCTGGCAAGGCCGGGTACTGGCTGCGGCTGTTCAACAAAAGGAGGTTTGGGGTAGTCAGTTTCCAGGGATGGATTGGCTACGCCAGAGGATTTTTTATATTGATCGCTCATGCATTTCTCCTTTGGGATTTCTGTCTCAGTGCTAATAAGCGTAGCAGATGTGATCGCTATCACAGGGAGGAAAGGCGGGATTAATCGGGGCAGACAGGATAAAAGGCGCTATTTTTTAACGATCTAGAGCGGGTAAATAGTTTTTAAATCTCCATTTCTGATTATTTCAGCGGCCTGAGTGCATAAAAAAGGTTATGCGCCTTTTGCCGCATAACCCGGATATTTTTAGCCTGCTTTATAACTTACTACCGGCGTCTTTTTTTGACATATTTTCCAGATAACCCATCACAAATGCTGAAAGCACAAAGGTCAGATGGATAATCACGTACCACATCAGTTTATTGTCCGCGATATTTCTGGCGTCCATAAACACCCGCAGTAAATGAATCGAAGAGATCGCCACAATCGACGCGGCAACTTTATTCTTCAGCGAGCTGGAATCCATTTTCCCCAGCCAGCTTAACTTCTCTTTACTCTCATCGATATCCAGCTTTGAGACGAAGTTTTCATAGCCTGACAGCATCACCATCACCAGCAGGCCGCCTACCAGCGTCATATCGATCAACGACAGCAGCACTAACACCAGATCATTTTCTGCAATGCTCAGCACATGCGGTAACAGGTGGAAAACTTCCTGAAAAAACTTGATCGCCAGCGCCAGCAAGCCCAGAGATAAACCGATATAGACCGGCGCCAGCAACCAGCGTGAGGCGTACATAAGATTTTCTGCGAAACGTTCCATTAGCATCCACTTCAAAGTTAAACAGCCGACAGTATAACTGATGCTTTCTGACCTTTTTCAAGACAAACAGCTTGTTAGTCGCGGAAATTTACTTCCCTTTACCCGTGTAGCGGCAGAACTGACAATTTTTGCCGGTTCAACAGCCGTTATCGAGAAAGCGTTGCGGGTGATCGGCTTGTGGCCGCTGCAGGCTGTCGTAGCGACCAAACAGGCGATAACGATTAACGGCTATGCGATCGTAGCAGTAGTTACTCAGTTTAGCTGGCAGCCAGCGCAGCAGCGCAAGGGCGCGCCACGGCCATGGAAGGCAGGCTGTGACGCGGAAAATCGCCGTGGCGCGCAGATAAATCTGCCCCTCGTCAATCAGCACGATGGTCTTCACATTATCCAGCGGTAATCCCGCCCAGTGCAGTAACGCCTGTCCAGCCGGCGACTGCACCGTGGCCAGCCGAATTCGGTGCTGACGATCATGGCGAATCAAAAAATTAGCCCAGCCATTACACAGTTTGCAAAGCCCGTCATAGAGCACCACGCGTTCGGCAGGCGGGCGCTGAGCCTGGCGCTGTAACATCTTCAACTCCTTCGCCGGAATAAGAACCAAGCCTAAAGCATCCCCCGGGTTTCCACCACTGCTGCGACAGATTGTTCAGCAATATGCCAGGCTTACAGATGGCGCTATTTTTTGAATATTCTGCAGAAAGGAAACCCTGTTTATGGATTTTATCGGCTGGACTGCTGCTGCTGGCGGTCTGCTACTGTTAATGTCTTTAGCCTCTGGCTGGATTCACCGTGGTCCGGTGACCTCTTTTGGCCTCTACCTGGTGGCGGGGATTATCTGCGGCCCCTGGGTGCTGGATCTGCTGCGCATTGATATCGTCAAACATGCCACCGTGGCCGCGCATATCACCGAAATCGCCATGGCGGCCTCACTGTTTATTACCGGGCTGAAACTGCGCTTGCCGCTAAAAGCGCCTGGCTGGCGCATTGGTCTGCGACTGGCTTTTCCGGCGATGTTGCTGACGGTCGCCGGCGTCGCCGTCGCCGCGCATTTTCTGGCGCACCTCTCCTGGCCGCTGGCGCTGGCTTTCGGCGCGATTGTCGCCCCAACCGATCCGGTGCTGGCCAGCCTGATTTCGGTTAATGATGCCCGCGACGATGACTCGCTGCGCGTGGCGCTTTCCAGTGAAGCCGGGATGAACGATGGCTCAGCGCTGCCGTTGCTAATGCTGGCAGTGATGCTGATTGTCAGCGAACAGCCGGTTTCGCTGGCGATGCTGACGCACTGGGCGACGGTAGACGTGATCTGGGCGCTGATCGGCGGTATTGCCATTGGTTTTGCGCTCGGCCGGCTTATCGGTGTGCTGGCGACCCATTTACGCAGCGCTAATCA
This is a stretch of genomic DNA from Winslowiella toletana. It encodes these proteins:
- a CDS encoding thiol-disulfide oxidoreductase DCC family protein, translating into MLQRQAQRPPAERVVLYDGLCKLCNGWANFLIRHDRQHRIRLATVQSPAGQALLHWAGLPLDNVKTIVLIDEGQIYLRATAIFRVTACLPWPWRALALLRWLPAKLSNYCYDRIAVNRYRLFGRYDSLQRPQADHPQRFLDNGC
- a CDS encoding TIGR00645 family protein — its product is MERFAENLMYASRWLLAPVYIGLSLGLLALAIKFFQEVFHLLPHVLSIAENDLVLVLLSLIDMTLVGGLLVMVMLSGYENFVSKLDIDESKEKLSWLGKMDSSSLKNKVAASIVAISSIHLLRVFMDARNIADNKLMWYVIIHLTFVLSAFVMGYLENMSKKDAGSKL